Proteins co-encoded in one Haloarcula sp. DT43 genomic window:
- a CDS encoding Gfo/Idh/MocA family protein: protein MRFGVISTAAIAREDVIPGIQKSEHTVAAISSRSRDRADEAAEALGIESAFGDYETMFAEADIDAVYNPLPNGLHAEWSQRAADHGLDVLCEKPLTVDAAEAADLFEYCADQDVALMEAFMYQFHPRTRRAREIVETELGEIHTVDASFKFPLSDPDDIRLDPELAGGSLMDVGCYAVSAARGFLGEPDRAFAHTRDSWDSGVDTNLSGVLSYDDGRVASVSCGFDGPDRDYYRVETDDGWLEAPNCFGPEHDQSVSLTYSVDGREVTETFDPVDHYQLQVEAFAEAVENGDAPPVDRAETLGNMRTIDALARSADLGEPVDVANPD from the coding sequence ATGCGCTTTGGTGTCATCTCGACGGCGGCAATCGCACGCGAAGACGTGATTCCGGGCATCCAGAAGTCCGAGCACACGGTCGCGGCAATCAGCTCCCGGTCCCGGGACCGGGCCGACGAGGCGGCCGAGGCGCTCGGTATCGAGAGCGCCTTCGGCGACTACGAGACGATGTTCGCCGAGGCGGACATCGACGCGGTGTACAACCCGCTCCCGAACGGGCTCCACGCCGAGTGGAGCCAGCGGGCCGCCGACCACGGCCTCGACGTGCTCTGTGAGAAGCCGCTGACGGTCGACGCCGCCGAGGCGGCGGACCTCTTCGAGTACTGTGCCGACCAAGACGTCGCGCTGATGGAAGCGTTCATGTATCAGTTCCACCCGCGAACCCGGCGGGCGAGGGAAATCGTCGAGACCGAACTGGGCGAGATTCACACCGTCGACGCGTCGTTCAAGTTCCCGCTGTCCGACCCCGACGACATCCGGCTGGACCCGGAACTGGCCGGCGGGAGCCTGATGGACGTGGGCTGTTACGCCGTCAGCGCGGCCCGGGGCTTCCTCGGCGAGCCGGACCGGGCGTTCGCTCACACGCGGGACTCGTGGGACAGCGGCGTCGACACGAACCTCAGCGGCGTCCTCTCGTACGACGACGGCCGGGTCGCCTCGGTCTCCTGCGGGTTCGACGGCCCGGACCGGGACTACTACCGGGTCGAGACCGACGACGGCTGGCTCGAAGCGCCGAACTGCTTCGGCCCAGAGCACGACCAGTCGGTGTCGCTGACCTACAGCGTCGACGGGCGCGAGGTCACCGAGACGTTCGACCCCGTCGACCACTACCAGCTGCAGGTCGAGGCGTTCGCCGAGGCCGTCGAAAACGGCGACGCGCCGCCCGTAGACCGGGCCGAGACGCTGGGGAACATGCGGACCATCGACGCACTGGCCCGGAGCGCGGACCTCGGCGAGCCGGTCGACGTCGCCAACCCCGACTGA
- a CDS encoding aldo/keto reductase, with product MAGVGTWDIDGDTVRESVRAGLDAGYGHVDTAEGYKNEAEVGEALADYDRDDVFLTSKVLPKHLDYESVIESCEASLDRLGTDYLDLYLVHWPNPATSIRETMDAMATLHNQGKVRNVGVSNFSAYQLGAAQHVADVPIAVNQIEYHPWNTQDQVVEFCRDTDTVVEAAAPLARTEVFGDDVVQDVAEQYDKSPAQVVLKWAVENGVVVLPKSSSPEHVRQNLDLFDWELDDVDRERIDGIDREQAVYDTGINDWEDDTYGISQ from the coding sequence ATGGCCGGTGTCGGGACGTGGGACATCGACGGCGACACCGTCCGAGAGTCCGTCCGCGCCGGTCTCGACGCCGGCTACGGCCACGTCGACACGGCCGAGGGCTACAAGAACGAGGCCGAAGTCGGCGAGGCGCTGGCCGACTACGACCGCGACGACGTGTTCCTCACGTCGAAGGTCCTGCCAAAGCACCTCGACTACGAGTCCGTCATCGAGTCCTGCGAGGCGTCGCTGGACCGCCTCGGCACCGACTACCTCGACCTGTACCTCGTCCACTGGCCCAACCCCGCGACCTCGATTCGGGAGACGATGGACGCGATGGCCACGCTCCACAACCAGGGCAAGGTCCGCAACGTCGGCGTCTCGAACTTCAGCGCGTACCAGCTGGGGGCTGCCCAGCACGTCGCCGACGTGCCCATCGCCGTCAACCAGATAGAGTACCACCCCTGGAACACCCAGGACCAGGTCGTCGAGTTCTGCCGCGACACCGACACCGTCGTCGAGGCCGCCGCGCCCCTCGCCCGGACGGAGGTGTTCGGCGACGACGTGGTCCAGGACGTGGCCGAGCAGTACGACAAGTCACCGGCCCAGGTCGTCCTGAAGTGGGCAGTCGAGAACGGCGTGGTGGTGCTGCCCAAGTCCTCCTCGCCCGAGCACGTCCGGCAGAACCTCGACCTGTTCGACTGGGAACTCGACGACGTCGACCGCGAGCGCATCGACGGCATCGACCGCGAGCAGGCGGTCTACGACACCGGCATCAACGACTGGGAGGACGACACCTACGGCATCTCGCAGTAG
- a CDS encoding type 1 glutamine amidotransferase, translated as MRPRIALLNAAHDGDDNRRNFRRELDADLVEYDVTERELPDTFAFDGCLVTGSRASVYWDEPWIRDLESWVGEAIDRDIAFLGVCFGHQLLAHALGGTVEPMDEYEIGYRTVEHDGENELLAGVDESFTVFTTHSDRVTELPPGATRFAENDYGVHGFRKGPVFSVQFHPEYDPETAETVTKGKDDQLSEERIEAVLDGVTEENYRAACEAKQLFDNFTAFAARRTGDATGSAAADD; from the coding sequence ATGAGGCCACGAATCGCCCTGCTGAACGCGGCCCACGACGGCGACGACAACCGCCGGAACTTCCGGCGTGAACTCGACGCCGACCTCGTGGAATACGACGTGACCGAGCGCGAACTGCCCGACACCTTCGCGTTCGACGGCTGTCTGGTCACGGGCAGCCGCGCGTCGGTCTACTGGGACGAGCCCTGGATTCGGGACCTCGAATCCTGGGTCGGGGAGGCCATCGACCGCGACATCGCGTTCCTGGGCGTGTGTTTCGGCCACCAGTTGCTCGCCCACGCGCTGGGCGGCACCGTCGAGCCGATGGACGAGTACGAAATCGGCTACCGAACCGTCGAACACGACGGCGAGAACGAACTGCTCGCCGGCGTCGACGAGTCGTTCACCGTCTTCACGACACACTCCGACCGCGTCACCGAGTTGCCGCCGGGCGCGACGCGGTTCGCCGAGAACGACTACGGCGTCCACGGGTTCCGGAAAGGCCCCGTGTTCTCGGTGCAGTTCCACCCCGAGTACGACCCCGAGACGGCCGAGACGGTGACCAAAGGCAAGGACGACCAGCTCTCCGAGGAGCGCATCGAGGCAGTGCTCGACGGCGTCACCGAGGAGAACTACCGCGCGGCCTGTGAGGCGAAACAGCTGTTCGACAACTTCACCGCCTTCGCCGCGCGTCGCACGGGCGACGCGACCGGCTCCGCCGCGGCCGACGACTGA
- a CDS encoding cupin domain-containing protein, with protein MEKVSVDAVESRMGPASVKRALAGPLGTDAIAVNYYELAPGESFAFGYHRHPDQEEVFFVQSGTATFETEDGDVRVGAGEAVRFAPGEWQRGHNEGDERVVALALGAPQSMGDTDMLRHCENCGGRTHNYVEMTDDRDALVTRCEECDSETGRFT; from the coding sequence ATGGAGAAAGTCAGCGTCGACGCCGTCGAATCGCGGATGGGGCCGGCGTCGGTCAAGCGGGCCCTCGCCGGGCCGCTCGGCACCGACGCCATCGCGGTGAACTACTACGAACTAGCCCCCGGCGAGTCCTTCGCCTTCGGTTACCACCGCCACCCGGACCAGGAGGAGGTGTTCTTCGTCCAGTCGGGCACGGCGACGTTCGAGACCGAGGACGGCGACGTACGCGTCGGGGCCGGCGAGGCCGTCCGCTTCGCCCCCGGCGAGTGGCAACGCGGCCACAACGAGGGCGACGAGCGCGTCGTCGCGCTCGCGCTCGGCGCGCCACAGTCGATGGGCGACACCGACATGCTCCGGCACTGCGAGAACTGTGGCGGCCGCACGCACAACTACGTCGAGATGACGGACGACCGGGACGCGCTGGTGACTCGCTGCGAGGAATGCGACAGCGAGACCGGGCGGTTCACCTGA
- a CDS encoding DUF6757 family protein codes for MQCHYCDREADIAVENDGVKVGVCKTHFREQMAELEDADWLEDLDEELDIDRRE; via the coding sequence ATGCAGTGTCACTACTGCGACCGTGAAGCCGACATCGCCGTTGAGAACGACGGCGTCAAGGTCGGCGTCTGCAAGACGCACTTCCGTGAACAGATGGCGGAACTGGAGGACGCCGACTGGCTCGAAGACCTCGACGAGGAACTCGATATCGACCGACGCGAGTGA
- a CDS encoding PHP domain-containing protein — translation MVVADLHVHTTRSDGTLSLDEVPAAAKQAGVEVVAVTDHDRLQPDLDRPVTERDGVTLLHGIELRVETSTQRLDLLGYGVDPTDELRAECDRIQRNRRERGARIIDCVEDRLGVSLPVEPRDGLGRPHIASAIAEVSDHTFQSAFDELIGGNCPCYVAREVPSFERGRAVLSEACGLVGLAHPFRYPDTAAALSTCDSLDAVERWYPYGRAVDDGLVDDAIERYALVPTGGSDAHGETLGDTGLDGAAWDRVRTALGV, via the coding sequence ATGGTCGTCGCTGACTTGCACGTACACACGACCCGCTCCGACGGGACGCTCTCCCTGGACGAGGTCCCGGCCGCCGCGAAACAAGCGGGCGTCGAAGTCGTCGCCGTTACGGACCACGACCGTCTCCAGCCAGATCTCGACCGCCCTGTCACCGAGCGCGACGGCGTGACGCTACTCCACGGTATCGAACTCCGCGTCGAGACCAGCACCCAGCGGCTGGACCTGCTGGGCTACGGTGTCGACCCGACCGACGAACTCCGGGCCGAGTGCGACCGCATCCAGCGGAACCGCCGCGAGCGTGGGGCGCGCATCATCGACTGCGTCGAGGACCGCCTGGGCGTGTCGCTGCCCGTCGAACCGCGCGACGGCCTGGGGCGTCCCCACATCGCCAGCGCCATCGCCGAGGTGTCCGATCACACCTTCCAGTCCGCGTTCGACGAACTCATCGGCGGCAACTGTCCCTGCTACGTCGCCCGGGAGGTCCCGTCGTTCGAGCGGGGCCGGGCGGTGCTCTCGGAGGCGTGCGGGCTGGTCGGTCTCGCGCACCCGTTTCGCTACCCGGACACCGCGGCCGCGCTGTCGACGTGTGACTCGCTCGACGCCGTCGAGCGGTGGTACCCCTACGGCCGCGCCGTCGACGACGGCCTCGTCGACGACGCTATCGAGCGATACGCCCTCGTTCCGACGGGCGGCAGCGACGCCCACGGCGAGACGCTGGGCGACACTGGCCTCGACGGGGCCGCCTGGGACCGCGTCCGGACGGCCCTCGGCGTCTGA
- a CDS encoding DUF5789 family protein: protein MRMLSNATDAFQSYDYPISAEEIIESDGDMELELPNGTERLGDALSRSAPETFESAEDAEFAAFSGVSSKAIGRKGYSDRDPICMGEDGPEEVSF from the coding sequence ATGCGAATGCTAAGCAACGCGACGGACGCTTTCCAATCGTACGACTACCCGATTTCCGCCGAGGAAATCATCGAGAGCGACGGTGACATGGAACTGGAGCTCCCGAACGGCACCGAGCGGCTGGGCGACGCGCTGAGCCGGTCGGCCCCGGAGACCTTCGAGAGCGCGGAAGACGCCGAGTTCGCGGCGTTTTCCGGCGTTTCGAGCAAGGCAATCGGCCGGAAGGGCTACTCCGACCGCGACCCGATCTGCATGGGCGAGGACGGTCCCGAGGAAGTCTCCTTCTGA
- a CDS encoding RAD55 family ATPase: MRLSSGVPGFDELIQGGLLPNRLYVVSGPPGSGKTTFCSQFITQGVKEGETCLYVTMHETKSELMQDMAGYDFGFDRAMQSDAIQFLNLVTESGKRTITQFGSEGGLTNRLVAYIRQNDIQRVVIDSTMLLQHFMNDVEDEITGFLSALKQTDATTLLISEMTDPSSYSDEHYLAHGVVFFHNFLENGSMTRGVQVIKMRGTAIDCDIREISFSDAGLQVHADRKVET; this comes from the coding sequence ATGCGTCTCTCTAGCGGGGTTCCCGGTTTCGACGAACTCATTCAGGGGGGGTTGCTACCCAACCGCCTCTACGTGGTCAGCGGCCCGCCGGGCAGCGGGAAGACCACCTTCTGTTCACAGTTCATCACGCAGGGCGTCAAGGAGGGCGAGACCTGTCTCTACGTGACGATGCACGAGACGAAATCGGAGCTCATGCAGGACATGGCCGGCTACGACTTCGGCTTCGACCGGGCGATGCAGTCCGACGCCATCCAGTTTCTCAACCTCGTCACCGAGAGCGGCAAACGCACCATCACGCAGTTCGGCAGCGAGGGCGGGCTGACCAACCGCCTCGTCGCCTACATCAGGCAAAACGACATCCAGCGGGTCGTCATCGACTCGACGATGCTGCTCCAGCACTTCATGAACGACGTCGAGGACGAGATTACGGGCTTTCTCTCCGCGCTGAAACAGACCGACGCGACGACGCTGCTCATCTCCGAGATGACCGACCCCTCCTCCTACAGCGACGAGCACTACCTCGCCCACGGGGTCGTCTTCTTCCACAACTTCCTCGAAAACGGGAGCATGACCCGCGGCGTCCAGGTCATCAAGATGCGCGGGACAGCCATCGACTGTGACATCCGCGAAATCTCCTTCTCCGACGCCGGCCTGCAGGTCCACGCCGACCGGAAAGTGGAGACATGA
- a CDS encoding Nmad3 family putative nucleotide modification protein, giving the protein MRSVAINVGANTNEPGFRGPLFPDGSFEYVPIPESKPTAEPVPTYADLDLRTDVSAVADQPVHFDPEFPEAGGERYTYGDEHGVKAGPLSELSAGDYLFFYATLSTVGDAPAWAPPEWGAYVVGHFRLAGDAVTGDEYRALPPEEQARFASNAHVKRDPFDARVLIRGNADDSRLYDTAVPLSAPSGGTDANELVTDLSSDSGKGPWWRRPMRFDEAGTERLLDLADSHPGAIGR; this is encoded by the coding sequence ATGCGAAGCGTCGCCATCAACGTCGGAGCCAACACGAACGAGCCCGGCTTCCGCGGGCCGCTGTTTCCCGACGGCTCCTTCGAGTACGTCCCGATTCCCGAGTCGAAACCGACCGCCGAGCCGGTGCCGACCTACGCCGACCTCGACCTGCGGACCGACGTCTCCGCGGTGGCCGACCAGCCGGTCCACTTCGACCCGGAGTTCCCCGAGGCCGGCGGCGAGCGCTACACCTACGGCGACGAACACGGCGTGAAGGCCGGTCCGCTCTCGGAGCTGTCGGCCGGCGACTACCTCTTCTTCTACGCGACGCTCTCGACCGTCGGCGACGCGCCGGCCTGGGCCCCGCCGGAGTGGGGTGCGTACGTCGTCGGCCACTTCCGCCTCGCCGGCGACGCGGTGACCGGCGACGAGTACCGCGCCCTCCCGCCAGAGGAGCAGGCCCGGTTCGCCTCGAACGCCCACGTGAAACGTGACCCCTTCGACGCTCGCGTTCTCATTCGCGGCAACGCCGACGACTCGCGGCTGTACGACACCGCCGTGCCGCTGTCGGCCCCGAGCGGCGGCACCGACGCCAACGAACTGGTCACTGACCTGTCGTCGGACTCGGGGAAGGGGCCGTGGTGGCGGCGGCCGATGCGGTTCGACGAGGCCGGCACTGAGCGACTGCTGGACCTGGCCGATAGTCACCCCGGCGCTATCGGCCGCTGA